A genome region from Tolypothrix sp. PCC 7712 includes the following:
- a CDS encoding radical SAM protein, translating into MPTRNYLFYALTNSVCSKCLVKVEAKIIFQDDCVYLVKHCPTHGREEVLIADDIEYYKKSLEFIKPGDMPLKFNTPIKYGCPYDCGLCPDHEQHSCLTLIEVTDKCNLSCPICYADSGAEEFSEISHQPRLHRSLAQIEKMIDAVVANEGEPQIVQLSGGEPTIHPEFFQILDIVKTKPIKHLMINTNGVMIAKDKSFCDRLSQYMPGIEIYLQFDSFELDALKELRGADLRAVRQKAIEHLNEYNISTTLVVTLKKGLNDCEIGKIIEYALQQKCIRGVTFQPIQAAGRLEGFDPKRDRYTLTEVRRSILEQSPYFKPEDILPVPCHPDSLAMTYALKLNGQVIPLTGLINPDVFVKIMPNSVLYEQNEELKKQIFELFSTSHSPKSAALSLKQLLCCLPMIAVPEGINYSNVFRVMIVQFLDAFNFDVRSVKRSCIHIVHPDGRIIPFDTFNMFYREGSAGYHLVNHRNS; encoded by the coding sequence ATGCCTACTCGTAATTATCTCTTTTATGCCTTAACTAATAGTGTTTGTTCAAAATGTTTAGTCAAGGTAGAAGCAAAAATTATATTTCAGGATGATTGTGTTTACTTAGTAAAACACTGTCCCACCCACGGACGAGAAGAAGTTTTAATCGCGGATGATATTGAATACTATAAAAAATCTCTAGAGTTTATCAAACCTGGAGATATGCCATTAAAGTTTAATACACCCATAAAATATGGCTGTCCTTATGATTGCGGACTTTGCCCAGATCATGAACAGCATAGCTGTTTAACATTAATTGAAGTTACAGATAAATGTAATCTTTCTTGCCCAATATGTTATGCCGATTCTGGTGCAGAAGAATTTTCAGAAATCTCCCATCAACCAAGACTGCATCGGAGTCTAGCGCAAATCGAAAAGATGATTGATGCGGTTGTCGCCAATGAAGGAGAACCGCAGATAGTGCAGTTAAGCGGTGGTGAACCTACGATTCATCCTGAGTTTTTTCAAATTTTAGATATTGTCAAAACTAAGCCGATTAAGCATTTAATGATCAATACCAATGGCGTAATGATTGCTAAGGATAAATCTTTTTGCGATCGCCTCAGCCAATATATGCCAGGAATTGAGATATATTTGCAATTTGATAGCTTTGAATTAGACGCGTTAAAAGAGTTACGCGGTGCAGATTTACGGGCAGTTAGGCAAAAAGCAATTGAGCATCTCAATGAATATAATATTTCTACAACTTTAGTTGTCACTCTCAAAAAGGGACTGAACGATTGTGAGATTGGCAAAATTATTGAGTATGCTTTGCAGCAGAAATGTATTCGAGGCGTGACATTTCAACCAATACAAGCAGCAGGAAGATTAGAAGGATTTGACCCTAAACGAGATAGATATACTTTAACCGAAGTCCGACGCTCCATTTTAGAACAGAGTCCTTATTTTAAACCTGAAGATATTCTCCCTGTTCCCTGCCATCCTGATTCTTTAGCTATGACTTATGCATTAAAACTAAATGGTCAAGTAATACCATTAACTGGGTTAATTAATCCAGATGTTTTTGTGAAAATTATGCCCAATAGCGTGCTTTATGAACAAAATGAAGAACTGAAAAAACAAATATTTGAATTATTTTCAACAAGTCATTCACCCAAATCTGCCGCTTTATCGCTCAAGCAGCTTTTGTGTTGTTTGCCAATGATTGCTGTACCAGAAGGTATTAACTACTCCAATGTATTTCGGGTAATGATTGTGCAGTTTCTTGATGCTTTTAACTTTGATGTCCGTTCTGTTAAGCGGTCTTGTATTCATATTGTGCATCCAGATGGTAGGATTATTCCATTTGATACATTTAATATGTTTTATCGCGAAGGCAGCGCTGGCTACCATTTAGTGAATCATCGTAATTCGTAA
- a CDS encoding tetratricopeptide repeat protein — protein MMNEDLLTDDDNRDAYDSLTISIEAKANRLNLLIAVCDDASFRDEIIAEYEAELQPEIRCYRVTLARDEPSLTAAISQLVRSEEYLQQNQPAVITVTGAEQLHFLKLGKERSEQEVFFGYLQWTREALRAFPFAIVLWVTNQILVELIKKAPDFWSWRNGVFRFVSRRKNTVAGRDLEAIRFAFRDNEISGFDDDNDYLLPIEDLQGFIQNLEQRGVKDVNLATLYFSLGDIYRKRLDRGECQDYKKEQELGIEYLSKAVELQKELGLERDLATSLNNLALLYDYQGRYSEVEPLYQKSLELRRLLLGEEHPAVAASLNNLALLYESQGRYSEAEPLYQKSLELRQRLLGEEHPDVATSFNNLAALYYYQGKYSEAEPLYQKSLELRQRLLGEEHPDVAASLNNLAVLYKSQGRYSEAKPLYLQALSLKRRLLGEEHPDVAASLNNLATLYESQGKYSEAEPLYQQALSLMRRLLGDKHPDVAASLNNLATLYKSQGKYSEAEPLYLQALDICEQTLGINHPNTITVRDNLAFLSDRLASEK, from the coding sequence ATGATGAATGAAGATTTACTGACAGATGATGACAACAGAGATGCTTATGATTCTTTAACTATTTCTATTGAGGCTAAAGCCAATCGGTTAAATTTGCTAATTGCTGTATGTGATGATGCTAGTTTTCGGGATGAAATTATTGCTGAGTATGAAGCAGAATTACAGCCGGAAATCCGTTGTTATCGGGTGACATTGGCAAGGGATGAGCCGAGTTTGACGGCTGCTATTTCTCAATTAGTCAGAAGTGAAGAGTATTTGCAGCAAAATCAACCAGCAGTAATTACGGTGACTGGTGCAGAACAGCTTCATTTTCTGAAACTGGGCAAGGAACGTTCGGAACAAGAGGTTTTTTTCGGTTATTTACAGTGGACTAGGGAAGCTTTGAGGGCATTTCCTTTTGCCATTGTCTTGTGGGTGACTAATCAAATATTAGTTGAGTTAATTAAAAAAGCCCCTGATTTTTGGAGTTGGCGCAATGGTGTTTTTCGGTTTGTGTCTAGAAGAAAAAATACTGTTGCTGGTAGAGATTTAGAAGCGATTCGTTTTGCTTTCCGGGATAATGAAATTTCTGGTTTTGATGATGACAATGATTATTTGTTGCCTATAGAAGATTTACAAGGGTTTATTCAAAATTTAGAACAGCGTGGTGTTAAGGATGTAAATTTAGCGACTTTATACTTTAGCTTAGGAGATATTTATAGAAAAAGACTCGACCGGGGTGAGTGTCAAGATTATAAGAAAGAGCAAGAATTAGGCATTGAGTATTTAAGCAAAGCTGTAGAATTGCAAAAAGAATTAGGTTTAGAGAGAGATTTAGCTACCAGCCTCAACAATTTAGCATTACTTTACGATTATCAAGGCAGATACAGCGAAGTCGAACCCCTGTACCAAAAATCTTTAGAACTAAGGCGACTCTTGTTGGGTGAAGAACATCCAGCTGTTGCTGCTAGCCTCAATAACCTAGCATTACTCTATGAATCCCAAGGCAGATACAGCGAAGCCGAACCTCTGTATCAAAAATCTTTAGAACTAAGGCAACGCTTGCTGGGTGAAGAACATCCAGATGTTGCTACTAGCTTCAATAATCTGGCTGCACTCTACTACTACCAAGGAAAATACAGCGAAGCCGAACCCCTGTATCAAAAATCTTTAGAACTAAGGCAACGCTTGCTGGGTGAAGAACATCCAGATGTTGCTGCTAGCCTCAATAATCTGGCTGTACTCTACAAATCCCAAGGAAGATACAGCGAAGCCAAACCCCTGTACTTGCAAGCTTTGTCACTCAAGCGACGCTTGCTGGGTGAAGAACATCCAGATGTTGCTGCTAGCCTCAATAATCTGGCTACACTCTATGAATCCCAAGGAAAATACAGCGAAGCCGAACCCCTGTACCAGCAAGCTTTGTCACTCATGCGACGCTTGCTAGGTGACAAACATCCAGATGTTGCTGCTAGCCTCAACAATCTGGCTACACTCTACAAATCCCAAGGAAAATACAGCGAAGCCGAACCCCTGTATCTGCAAGCTTTAGATATTTGTGAGCAGACTTTAGGGATAAATCATCCCAATACTATTACTGTGCGTGACAATTTAGCATTTCTTAGCGATCGCCTCGCCTCAGAAAAGTAA
- the ndhC gene encoding photosynthetic/respiratory NAD(P)H-quinone oxidoreductase subunit C: MFVLSGYEYLLGFLIICSLVPALALSASKLLRPSGKSAERRTTYESGMEPIGGAWIQFNIRYYMFALVFVVFDVETVFLYPWAVAFHRLGLLAFIEALIFIAILVIALVYAWRKGALEWS, from the coding sequence GTGTTTGTTCTCAGCGGTTACGAGTACCTTCTAGGCTTTCTCATTATCTGTAGCCTAGTGCCTGCCCTGGCGCTCTCAGCGTCCAAGCTCCTACGACCCAGCGGCAAAAGTGCGGAACGGCGCACCACCTATGAATCCGGGATGGAACCCATTGGCGGAGCCTGGATTCAGTTCAACATTCGCTACTATATGTTTGCGCTGGTCTTTGTCGTCTTTGATGTGGAGACTGTGTTTTTGTATCCTTGGGCGGTAGCTTTCCACCGTCTAGGGCTATTGGCATTCATTGAAGCGCTAATTTTTATTGCAATTCTTGTAATCGCCTTAGTTTACGCATGGCGTAAAGGAGCTTTGGAATGGTCTTGA
- a CDS encoding ATP-binding protein: MSSELQESFKQAYNNLELFPLLEKKETDNFRVDYGNDSIEKLIQYIEYSPNGDAKIVFTGHRGCGKSSLLAELSRQIKDNYFVVVFSIADSIEMSAVNHINILFAIALDLMFEAEARKVEIPNTTKAQIYGWFATRTRTTEVELGGGLEVGFNLLKFIKAQLKADAKVREEIKQEFEGKISDLVARINEIAALIQVATKKETIVIIDDLDKLDLARVNEIYGNNIKSLFQPNIRIIYTVPIAVMCNTFLWEIIKAESNYRIVVMPVIKIFTKGENRLPDGKPRREATDILCEILQKRISSELIDKSATEKIVIYSGGVLRELIRLANVCCLICLRLIRRKPEERIVIDDQVIEQAIKEIRNELSLRLGKEDLRILATTYHNFEPEDVKQSEFLELLHGLYILEYRNDETWYDIHPILVETLRRRGMIN; the protein is encoded by the coding sequence ATGTCTAGCGAATTACAAGAATCTTTTAAGCAAGCATATAACAATCTCGAATTATTTCCCTTACTGGAAAAGAAGGAAACAGATAATTTTAGAGTTGATTATGGTAATGATTCTATAGAGAAGTTAATTCAATACATTGAATATAGTCCTAATGGTGATGCGAAGATTGTATTTACTGGACATCGGGGATGCGGTAAATCTTCTTTATTAGCTGAATTAAGTAGACAAATTAAAGATAATTATTTTGTAGTTGTATTTTCGATTGCTGACAGTATTGAAATGTCGGCTGTTAATCATATTAATATTTTGTTTGCGATCGCGCTTGATTTAATGTTTGAGGCGGAAGCACGTAAAGTAGAAATCCCTAACACTACTAAAGCTCAAATCTACGGGTGGTTTGCAACTCGCACTCGGACTACAGAGGTAGAGCTAGGAGGTGGGCTGGAAGTTGGTTTTAATTTACTCAAATTTATTAAAGCTCAATTAAAAGCTGATGCCAAAGTTAGAGAAGAAATTAAACAGGAATTTGAAGGCAAAATATCTGATTTAGTTGCTCGGATTAATGAAATTGCAGCCTTGATTCAAGTAGCTACTAAAAAAGAAACTATAGTGATCATTGATGACTTAGATAAACTAGATTTAGCAAGAGTCAATGAAATTTATGGCAACAATATTAAATCTCTGTTTCAACCGAATATTCGGATTATTTATACTGTCCCTATTGCGGTAATGTGCAATACTTTTCTTTGGGAAATTATTAAAGCAGAAAGTAACTACAGAATTGTGGTGATGCCTGTAATAAAAATTTTTACAAAGGGTGAGAATCGCTTGCCTGATGGTAAGCCGCGACGGGAAGCAACAGATATTTTATGTGAAATATTACAAAAACGAATTTCTAGTGAATTAATAGACAAATCAGCTACAGAGAAGATTGTTATTTACAGTGGTGGAGTGTTGCGGGAGTTGATTCGTCTGGCTAATGTATGTTGCCTTATTTGTTTACGACTGATTAGGCGTAAACCAGAAGAAAGAATTGTAATTGATGACCAAGTTATAGAACAAGCAATTAAAGAAATTCGGAATGAACTTTCTCTGCGCTTAGGAAAAGAAGATTTGAGAATTTTGGCAACTACTTATCATAATTTTGAGCCTGAAGATGTCAAGCAGTCAGAGTTTTTAGAATTACTGCATGGATTGTATATATTGGAATATCGTAATGATGAGACTTGGTATGATATTCACCCCATTCTTGTAGAAACTTTGAGACGTAGGGGGATGATTAATTAA
- the glgP gene encoding alpha-glucan family phosphorylase: MANSSAMTAALRLSEKLPFPLKRLADLAYNYWWSWSGDRIALFQTIDPQEWERCGHNPVAILESASYERLTQLAEDPFYLKQISALAKEFDQYLLQKDTWVSGVAPQLSKDNPIAYFCAEFGIHESLPVYSGGLGILAGDHLKSSSDLGVPMVGIGLLYRQGYFRQRLNRHGWQEDYYIDNPFQHMPIELVKTQNGEPLIIHLDVRQRQVKVQIWQVQVGRVTLYLLDSDREDNDPIDRWLTGHLYGGNLETRIAQEVVLGIGGVRALNALGIQPSVYHLNEGHAAFCTLEVARLEIEKTGKSFYDIEAAVRNRCVFTTHTPVPAGHDVFSPDLIDSYFAQYWPQLRLSREQFLALGARRLGDPWEPFGMTVLALRMTRACNGVSELHGQVSRKMWTVLYPQHTEDKVPIGYITNGVHAPTWTAPLLGDLYNQYLGEDWKNRAMLPEMWAKVDEIPDEELWWRHRVLKERLIAYTRYKVRKAREQLGEDYNFIESTNTLLDPDVLTIGFARRFSPYKRGDLILRDAERAKKIFSNAQNPVQIIFAGKAHPADEEGKRIIQRLMEWCRNSGLSNRVAFIEDYDIYTGQKLVQGVDVWLNNPRRPLEASGTSGQKVCFNGGLNLSVLDGWWCEGYKAGSDGKGLNGWAIGEDAHTSDQELQDRIDSQSLYQLLEQEIVPLYYNQNSQGVSSGWVQMMKTSIKTNAPLFNTDRMIADYVSQVYVPEIAKSVEPILAKVLV; encoded by the coding sequence ATGGCTAATAGTAGTGCAATGACCGCAGCGCTACGCTTAAGCGAAAAGTTACCTTTTCCGTTAAAGCGTTTGGCAGATTTGGCTTATAACTATTGGTGGAGTTGGAGTGGCGATCGCATTGCTCTATTCCAAACTATCGATCCCCAAGAATGGGAACGCTGTGGGCATAACCCAGTGGCGATTTTAGAATCAGCAAGTTATGAACGTCTCACCCAATTAGCAGAAGACCCTTTTTATCTGAAGCAAATCTCTGCCTTGGCAAAAGAGTTTGACCAATATCTGCTGCAAAAAGATACTTGGGTAAGCGGCGTTGCACCGCAACTTAGCAAAGACAATCCTATTGCTTATTTTTGTGCGGAATTTGGTATTCATGAATCCTTACCAGTCTACTCAGGTGGCTTAGGAATTCTGGCTGGGGATCACCTCAAATCATCTTCAGATTTGGGTGTACCAATGGTGGGTATAGGCTTGTTATATCGCCAAGGCTACTTTCGTCAACGCTTGAACCGTCACGGTTGGCAAGAAGATTATTATATTGATAACCCTTTCCAACACATGCCCATTGAGTTAGTAAAAACTCAAAATGGGGAACCGTTGATTATTCACCTAGATGTTCGTCAAAGGCAAGTAAAAGTCCAAATTTGGCAGGTACAAGTCGGGCGAGTAACTTTATATTTACTCGATAGCGATCGCGAAGACAATGACCCCATTGACCGTTGGCTAACTGGACACCTCTACGGCGGTAACTTAGAAACTCGTATCGCCCAAGAAGTAGTATTAGGCATTGGTGGTGTGCGTGCTTTGAATGCTTTAGGTATTCAACCATCTGTTTATCACCTCAACGAAGGACATGCCGCTTTCTGTACATTAGAAGTTGCTCGATTAGAAATCGAAAAGACTGGCAAATCTTTCTATGACATTGAAGCAGCGGTGCGGAATCGTTGTGTCTTTACCACCCACACCCCTGTTCCCGCCGGACATGATGTCTTCTCTCCAGATTTAATCGACTCCTACTTTGCTCAATACTGGCCGCAGTTGCGACTTTCCCGCGAGCAATTTTTGGCATTAGGTGCAAGGAGATTGGGTGATCCTTGGGAACCATTCGGAATGACGGTTTTAGCTTTGCGGATGACTCGTGCTTGCAATGGTGTAAGTGAATTACACGGTCAAGTTTCCCGCAAAATGTGGACTGTCCTCTATCCACAACATACAGAAGATAAGGTTCCTATTGGTTACATTACTAACGGTGTTCATGCACCTACCTGGACTGCGCCTTTATTAGGTGACTTGTACAATCAGTATTTGGGCGAAGATTGGAAAAATCGCGCCATGTTGCCGGAAATGTGGGCAAAAGTTGACGAGATTCCTGATGAAGAACTGTGGTGGCGACATCGCGTCCTCAAAGAAAGACTCATCGCTTACACCCGTTATAAAGTTAGGAAAGCCAGGGAACAACTGGGAGAAGATTACAACTTTATTGAATCTACTAATACCCTGCTTGATCCTGATGTGTTAACGATTGGATTCGCCCGCCGCTTTAGCCCATACAAACGGGGAGATTTAATTTTACGAGATGCAGAACGGGCGAAGAAGATTTTTAGCAATGCTCAAAATCCAGTCCAAATTATCTTCGCAGGAAAAGCTCACCCTGCGGATGAAGAAGGGAAGCGGATTATCCAACGATTGATGGAATGGTGCCGAAATTCCGGGCTGAGTAATCGAGTCGCCTTTATTGAAGATTACGACATTTACACCGGACAAAAACTCGTGCAAGGTGTGGATGTGTGGTTAAATAACCCCCGTCGTCCTCTAGAAGCATCAGGTACCAGTGGACAAAAAGTCTGCTTTAACGGTGGACTAAATTTAAGCGTCCTTGATGGTTGGTGGTGTGAAGGCTACAAAGCTGGAAGCGATGGTAAAGGGCTTAATGGTTGGGCTATCGGTGAAGATGCTCATACTAGTGATCAAGAATTACAGGATCGCATAGATTCTCAATCGCTTTATCAGCTATTAGAACAAGAAATTGTGCCTTTGTACTATAACCAAAATTCTCAAGGTGTTTCCTCGGGTTGGGTGCAGATGATGAAGACATCAATTAAAACCAATGCACCACTATTTAACACCGATAGGATGATTGCTGACTATGTTTCCCAGGTTTACGTCCCAGAAATTGCTAAGAGTGTAGAACCGATTTTGGCGAAGGTTCTAGTTTAG
- a CDS encoding PadR family transcriptional regulator: MSLTYAILSVLVSAPSSGYDLAKRFNPSVEGSVGFFWSASFQQIYRELNRLEQKEWLQAESVQQENRPDKRIYSVTALGKQQLCEWIAESEEMAPLKDELLLKLYAGHLVPQQTIVAKLEVHRRQHQQRLAIYQEIQNQYFQNPQDLSNTLKFQYMTLLKGIHYEMGWLAWCDEIMMLLK; encoded by the coding sequence ATGTCTCTTACCTATGCCATTTTGTCGGTCTTAGTTAGCGCCCCTAGTAGCGGCTATGACCTTGCCAAGCGTTTTAACCCCTCGGTAGAAGGGTCGGTTGGTTTTTTCTGGAGTGCCAGTTTTCAACAGATTTATCGAGAACTGAACCGCTTAGAACAAAAGGAATGGCTGCAAGCTGAATCTGTACAGCAAGAAAATCGACCCGACAAACGGATATATAGTGTGACGGCGTTAGGTAAACAGCAGTTATGTGAGTGGATTGCTGAATCTGAGGAAATGGCACCCCTCAAAGATGAATTGCTGTTAAAACTTTATGCTGGGCATCTAGTACCGCAGCAAACGATAGTAGCCAAGCTGGAAGTGCATCGTCGGCAACATCAGCAGCGATTAGCAATCTATCAAGAAATTCAGAACCAGTACTTCCAGAATCCGCAAGATTTATCAAATACCCTCAAGTTCCAGTACATGACGTTGCTGAAAGGAATTCACTACGAAATGGGCTGGCTAGCTTGGTGTGACGAAATCATGATGTTGCTGAAGTAG
- a CDS encoding rubredoxin, protein MSEQSEQAVETQVLDRYECRSCGYIYEPEKGDDKYEIPPGRPFAELPVNWRCPVCSAKKQAFTNIGPAGQASGFRENLGYGLGVNTLTPTQKNLLIFGALALAFLFFLSLYGLQ, encoded by the coding sequence ATGAGCGAACAAAGCGAACAAGCTGTTGAAACTCAAGTATTAGACCGCTATGAGTGTCGCTCCTGCGGTTACATTTATGAACCTGAGAAGGGAGATGACAAATATGAAATTCCCCCTGGAAGACCCTTCGCAGAACTGCCTGTAAATTGGCGCTGTCCCGTATGTAGTGCAAAGAAGCAAGCTTTCACCAACATCGGCCCAGCAGGTCAAGCATCAGGCTTTCGCGAAAATCTTGGTTATGGCTTAGGTGTCAACACCTTGACACCAACCCAAAAAAACCTGCTGATTTTCGGTGCTTTAGCACTAGCTTTCTTATTTTTTCTCAGTCTCTACGGGTTACAATAG
- a CDS encoding monooxygenase family protein, whose amino-acid sequence MWKNLFWISSSTTKAEGCVQVKAGICSANEVIMVSYWRSAHDLKQFFRGEPHRRMMQFISKNPNSLCLYNETYQPQHSGKYSHEPQAMARLYPSVAK is encoded by the coding sequence ATGTGGAAAAATTTATTTTGGATAAGTAGTTCAACTACCAAAGCTGAAGGTTGCGTACAAGTTAAAGCGGGAATTTGTTCCGCCAACGAAGTGATTATGGTTAGCTACTGGCGTTCCGCCCATGACTTGAAACAGTTCTTCCGTGGTGAACCCCATCGGCGGATGATGCAGTTTATCAGCAAAAATCCCAACAGTTTGTGTTTGTATAACGAGACATACCAACCACAGCACAGTGGCAAATACAGCCATGAACCTCAAGCAATGGCAAGGCTGTACCCAAGTGTAGCGAAATGA
- a CDS encoding prolipoprotein diacylglyceryl transferase — protein sequence MNFPVYIWLGSLRIHPHILFESLAYAVAFRLLIFRLRKDAIAPSQRSSVIVGGMIGALMGAKLLVGVEHIDLIWQNQQQFLLLLLQGKTVVGALLGGLIGVELTKKIIGIHQSTGDVFVYPLIVGTAIGRIGCFLTGLSDRTYGIATKLPWGIDFGDGIFRHPTQLYEILFLGLLIIFLQFRSRYQYQNGDLFKFYLISYFSFRFLVDFIKPDFHPFWGLSAIQVACLLTIVYYRHTISQIFQFHN from the coding sequence CTGAATTTCCCTGTTTATATTTGGTTGGGTTCTTTGCGAATTCATCCTCATATTTTATTTGAATCTTTAGCTTATGCAGTAGCATTTCGTTTGTTAATATTTCGGCTTCGCAAAGATGCGATCGCACCTAGCCAGCGCAGTTCTGTAATTGTTGGCGGTATGATAGGCGCTTTAATGGGAGCAAAACTTCTGGTAGGGGTGGAACATATTGATTTGATTTGGCAAAATCAACAGCAGTTTCTATTACTATTACTCCAGGGTAAAACAGTCGTTGGGGCACTTTTAGGCGGGTTAATTGGTGTAGAACTTACTAAAAAAATTATTGGCATTCATCAGTCTACAGGTGATGTATTTGTTTATCCTCTGATTGTTGGCACAGCCATTGGTAGAATTGGATGCTTTCTCACGGGATTGAGCGATCGCACTTATGGAATCGCCACAAAATTACCGTGGGGTATAGATTTTGGCGATGGTATTTTCCGCCATCCCACACAGTTATATGAAATCTTATTTTTAGGGTTGCTAATTATATTTTTGCAATTTCGCAGTCGCTATCAATATCAAAATGGTGATTTATTTAAATTTTATTTAATTTCTTATTTTAGCTTTCGTTTTCTGGTAGATTTCATTAAACCTGATTTTCATCCTTTCTGGGGCTTAAGTGCAATTCAAGTGGCTTGTTTATTAACTATTGTGTATTATCGCCACACCATCTCTCAGATATTTCAATTTCACAACTGA
- the ndhK gene encoding photosynthetic/respiratory NAD(P)H-quinone oxidoreductase subunit K, with the protein MVLNSNLPTQDKERIINPIERPTVTQDLSENVILTTVDDLYNWARLSSLWPLLFGTACCFIEFAALIGSRFDFDRFGLIPRSSPRQADLIITAGTITMKMAPQLVRLYEQMPEPKYVIAMGACTITGGMFSVDSPTAVRGVDKLIPVDVYLPGCPPRPEAIIDAIIKLRKKIANDSIQERDQIKQTHRYYSTTHNLKPVAEILTGKYMQSDTRFTPPKELAEAIGLPVPPALLTSQKQKEETNRG; encoded by the coding sequence ATGGTCTTGAATTCTAATTTACCAACTCAGGACAAAGAACGCATCATCAACCCTATTGAGCGTCCCACTGTCACTCAAGACCTTTCAGAAAACGTGATTCTGACTACGGTTGATGACCTTTACAACTGGGCGCGGCTTTCTAGTTTGTGGCCGTTGCTATTCGGTACGGCTTGCTGCTTTATTGAGTTTGCAGCTTTAATTGGCTCTCGGTTTGACTTTGACCGCTTTGGGTTAATTCCCCGTTCCAGCCCGCGCCAAGCCGATTTAATTATTACGGCTGGCACAATCACCATGAAGATGGCACCGCAATTGGTACGTCTTTATGAGCAAATGCCTGAGCCAAAGTATGTAATTGCGATGGGAGCTTGTACAATCACAGGCGGGATGTTTAGCGTTGATTCCCCCACGGCTGTGCGTGGAGTTGATAAACTCATTCCTGTAGATGTGTATTTGCCTGGTTGTCCGCCGCGTCCAGAAGCGATTATTGACGCAATTATTAAGCTGCGGAAGAAGATAGCTAACGATTCCATCCAAGAACGGGATCAAATTAAGCAAACCCACCGCTATTACAGCACAACTCACAATCTGAAGCCTGTGGCGGAAATTTTGACTGGTAAGTATATGCAGTCAGATACTCGCTTTACACCACCTAAGGAATTGGCGGAAGCGATTGGTTTACCAGTTCCACCAGCTTTATTGACATCCCAGAAACAGAAGGAGGAAACAAACCGTGGCTGA
- a CDS encoding NAD(P)H-quinone oxidoreductase subunit J: MADEESKPVPAEDSLVKAGKVSQWLSENGFDHEVLAPDVNGVEILKVERDFLLPTATALYAYGFNCLQFQGGVDLGPGQELVSVYHLIKVGDNSDRPEEVRLKVFLPRENPTVPSVYWIWKTADWQERESYDMFGIVYEGHPNLKRILMPEDWVGWPLRKDYISPDFYELQDAY, translated from the coding sequence GTGGCTGATGAAGAATCTAAGCCAGTACCAGCAGAAGATTCACTGGTAAAAGCCGGTAAAGTTTCTCAATGGTTGAGCGAAAATGGCTTCGACCATGAGGTTTTGGCACCAGATGTTAACGGAGTAGAAATACTCAAGGTGGAACGAGATTTCTTACTTCCCACCGCTACAGCTTTGTATGCTTACGGGTTTAATTGTCTCCAGTTCCAAGGTGGTGTTGACCTCGGCCCTGGGCAAGAGTTGGTGAGTGTATATCACTTAATTAAAGTAGGTGATAATAGCGATCGCCCTGAAGAAGTACGATTGAAGGTGTTCCTCCCACGGGAAAACCCCACAGTGCCTTCAGTCTACTGGATTTGGAAGACCGCAGACTGGCAAGAGCGCGAGTCTTATGATATGTTCGGCATTGTCTATGAAGGACACCCCAACCTGAAGCGGATTTTAATGCCTGAAGATTGGGTAGGTTGGCCTTTGCGGAAGGATTACATCTCGCCTGATTTCTACGAGTTGCAAGACGCTTATTAG